Proteins from a single region of Primulina tabacum isolate GXHZ01 chromosome 5, ASM2559414v2, whole genome shotgun sequence:
- the LOC142545649 gene encoding protein Brevis radix-like 4, producing MLTCIARSKQTGDGSSVDHQGEKPNSNVTPNKQAIKNLSSQIKDMALKASGAYRHCAPCTTEPAAQQRRSTSFRGGGEPESAAHEKFRWSYRRTGSFNSSSTAGRKELEARLKGISSGEGTPASASGRRVDPIVFVEESEPKEWVAQVEPGVLITFVSLPRGGNDLKRIRFSREAFNKWQAQRWWAENCEKVMELYNVQRLNRQAFPLPTTPRSEDGSSNSKIESIQNSPVTPPLDREPLPRTFFRQVGNGISYSSSDSLDHQSTHSRSNYDSCGVSSTPKLSSISGAKTETSSMDASIRTSSSRDADRSGEISISNVSDLESEWVEQDEPGVYITIRPLPDGKRELRRVRFSREKFGEVHAKLWWEENRSRIHKQYL from the exons ATGCTTACTTGCATAGCACGTTCGAAGCAAACGGGTGACGGATCGTCCGTTGATCACCAGGGAGAAAAGCCTAATTCCAATGTCACTCCTAACAAGCAAGCTATTAAAAACCTTTCTTCTCAG ATCAAGGACATGGCATTGAAGGCCTCGGGTGCGTATAGGCACTGCGCGCCGTGCACAACTGAGCCGGCGGCGCAGCAACGGAGGTCCACGAGTTTCCGAGGCGGCGGTGAACCTGAGTCGGCGGCTCACGAAAAATTCCGGTGGTCGTATAGGCGGACGGGAAGCTTCAACTCCAGTTCGACGGCTGGGCGGAAGGAGCTTGAGGCGAGGCTGAAGGGGATCTCCAGCGGCGAAGGGACTCCGGCGTCGGCAAGTGGCCGGCGAGTCGACCCGATTGTATTCGTGGAAGAAAGCGAGCCCAAGGAGTGGGTGGCACAAGTGGAGCCGGGGGTCTTAATTACCTTTGTCTCCCTGCCACGTGGCGGAAACGACCTTAAGCGGATTCGATTCAG CCGAGAAGCATTCAACAAATGGCAAGCTCAAAGGTGGTGGGCCGAAAATTGTGAGAAGGTGATGGAACTCTACAACGTACAAAGATTAAACCGCCAAGCTTTTCCCCTTCCAACAACTCCGAGATCCGAAGATGGCAGTAGCAATTCAAAGATAGAATCCATTCAAAACAGCCCAGTTACGCCACCATTAGATAGAGAACCTCTGCCTCGTACCTTTTTTCGGCAGGTGGGAAACGGGATATCATACTCATCATCGGATTCACTAGACCATCAATCGACTCATTCTCGTTCTAACTATGACTCATGTGGTGTTTCCTCGACGCCAAAACTCTCAAGTATCAGTGGTGCTAAAACAGAAACATCCTCCATGGATGCTTCAATTCGAACTAGCTCCTCAAGAGACGCTGATCGCTCTGGAGAGATATCGATAAGCAATGTCAGTGATCTGGAAAGTGAATGGGTCGAACAGGATGAGCCCGGTGTGTATATTACAATTCGACCACTGCCTGATGGTAAAAGAGAACTGAGACGTGTGAGATTCAG CCGAGAGAAATTCGGGGAGGTGCATGCAAAGCTATGGTGGGAAGAGAATAGATCCAGGATACACAAACAATACTTGTGA